The Sphingobium sp. JS3065 genome includes a region encoding these proteins:
- a CDS encoding HprK-related kinase A, whose protein sequence is MNHVLSLKIGPATFRIGSAWRRPVEALNVLYADYPRPSGEVADFTVRLEPAGLLRRWLRPSIFITGDHGLADAAPMSLSHGLLAAEMGMNLQMALGWRRHLLLHASSVEKDGRALVMTGESGSGKSTLAAQLGERGWRLMGDEFALLDLETGAVFPFPRLVSLKNGAIDVLAAEAPPSRMGPLLAGTAKGDIRHLVPNGDAIGRMGEGAMPALLLFPRFGHEADVRPVGQGEVFMRLTQASTNYVALGEPGFAALTRFVRNIPARAIDFPSGDAAIALVERLWKELA, encoded by the coding sequence GTGAACCATGTCCTGTCCTTGAAGATCGGTCCGGCGACCTTCCGCATCGGATCGGCCTGGCGCCGGCCGGTCGAGGCGCTGAACGTGCTTTATGCCGATTATCCCAGGCCTTCGGGCGAGGTTGCGGATTTCACCGTGCGGCTGGAGCCGGCGGGGCTTTTGCGGCGCTGGCTGCGCCCCTCCATCTTCATCACAGGCGACCATGGGCTGGCCGACGCCGCGCCGATGAGCCTCTCCCACGGCCTGCTGGCGGCGGAAATGGGCATGAACCTGCAAATGGCGCTCGGCTGGCGTCGGCATCTGCTGCTGCATGCCTCCAGCGTGGAGAAGGACGGGCGGGCGCTGGTGATGACGGGCGAGTCCGGTTCCGGCAAGTCGACCCTGGCCGCGCAACTGGGTGAGCGGGGATGGCGGCTGATGGGCGACGAATTCGCGCTGCTGGACCTGGAGACGGGTGCGGTCTTCCCCTTTCCGCGCCTGGTTTCGCTGAAGAATGGCGCCATCGACGTGCTGGCGGCGGAGGCGCCGCCGTCGCGCATGGGACCGCTGCTCGCCGGGACGGCCAAGGGGGACATCCGCCACCTCGTTCCGAACGGCGACGCGATCGGGCGCATGGGGGAGGGGGCCATGCCCGCGCTGCTGCTATTCCCGCGTTTTGGCCATGAGGCGGATGTCCGGCCCGTGGGGCAGGGAGAGGTCTTCATGCGGCTGACCCAGGCGTCGACCAACTATGTCGCCCTGGGGGAACCGGGCTTTGCCGCCCTGACCCGCTTCGTCCGGAATATACCGGCGCGGGCCATCGATTTCCCATCGGGGGACGCAGCCATCGCCCTGGTCGAGCGGTTATGGAAGGAACTGGCATGA
- a CDS encoding nucleotidyltransferase family protein, with amino-acid sequence MNARLLVQALRDPYSVAALDKRGWNSLIAMARAERLIGTLALRIRERPMPRAVRPILNDARLDAEREARQALWEADRAAEALAGLAVPVILLKGTAYAAAGLRAGQGRFIGDLDILVPREAMEQVEHALLRAGWEWVKEDPYDDAYYRQWMHELPPMIHAGRDRMIDVHHTVLPLTARQRPDAAAMIADAVPITNELYMLSPEDRICHAAAHLLADGDLAGGLRNLWDIYCLLDGVDAAALDDRAARHGLGPHVRQARRLAAALYGAGARLTAWDRVVAARLLARDGWGRERRKLLRFAFYLRSHWLRMPPAMLARHLFAKWRKGHRPA; translated from the coding sequence ATGAACGCCCGGCTGCTCGTGCAGGCCCTTCGCGATCCTTATAGCGTGGCGGCGCTGGACAAGCGCGGCTGGAACAGCCTGATCGCCATGGCGCGGGCGGAGCGGTTGATCGGCACGCTCGCCCTGCGGATCAGGGAAAGGCCAATGCCCCGCGCGGTGCGCCCGATCCTGAACGATGCGCGGCTGGACGCGGAACGGGAAGCGCGGCAGGCGCTGTGGGAAGCGGATCGCGCCGCCGAAGCGCTGGCGGGCCTGGCTGTGCCGGTCATATTGCTCAAGGGCACGGCCTATGCGGCGGCGGGATTGCGGGCCGGGCAGGGGCGCTTCATCGGGGATCTCGACATATTGGTGCCCCGCGAGGCGATGGAGCAGGTCGAACATGCCCTGCTTCGCGCAGGTTGGGAGTGGGTGAAGGAAGACCCCTATGACGATGCCTATTACCGGCAATGGATGCATGAACTGCCGCCGATGATCCATGCCGGGCGGGACCGGATGATCGACGTGCATCATACCGTCCTGCCCCTGACGGCGCGGCAGAGGCCCGACGCGGCGGCGATGATCGCGGACGCGGTTCCCATCACCAATGAGTTATATATGCTCTCCCCGGAGGACAGAATTTGTCATGCGGCGGCGCATTTGCTGGCGGACGGCGACCTGGCGGGCGGGCTGCGCAATCTGTGGGACATATATTGCCTGCTCGACGGGGTGGATGCCGCCGCGCTGGATGATCGGGCTGCGCGGCATGGCCTTGGTCCCCATGTGCGGCAGGCAAGGCGGCTGGCGGCGGCGCTTTACGGCGCGGGTGCGCGCTTGACGGCATGGGACCGGGTCGTCGCCGCCCGGCTGCTGGCGCGGGACGGATGGGGCAGGGAACGGCGCAAGCTGCTCCGCTTCGCCTTTTACCTACGCTCGCACTGGCTGCGAATGCCGCCCGCCATGCTGGCGCGGCATTTGTTCGCCAAATGGCGCAAGGGGCACCGGCCCGCTTGA
- a CDS encoding amidohydrolase, producing the protein MRHALTAIMAAASLTSIADAQTNHAQTDAATPVAAAPPANVIATTIANDMEGLMALYRDLHANPELSEQESSTAAKLARRLKAMKFDVTEKVGGTGVVAVLKNGSGPVLLIRADMDGLPVTEQTGLEFASRVRAKTPDGAETGVMHACGHDTHMTAFIETARLLSSMKDRWKGTLVMILQPAEEVGRGARLMLEDGLYTRFPRPTHAIAFHDAANLEAGKIGYTPGFALANVDSVDLLVRGTGGHGAYPQTTRDPIVLGARIVTALQTLVSREQDPFDPAVVTVGSFMGGTKHNVIPDDAKLLLTVRSYSDETRERLIRGIERIARGEAMAAGIAEDRMPVVSVKDEFTPSTYNPPAFANRMADVLKAHFPVGTVGETKPSMAGEDFGRYYRADKNIESFIFWVGGVPAEQMAKAAKGEISLPSLHSPFWAPEADKVIATASEAMTVLAMNILKRD; encoded by the coding sequence ATGCGTCATGCGTTGACGGCCATCATGGCTGCCGCCAGCCTTACGTCCATCGCCGATGCGCAGACCAATCATGCGCAGACCGATGCGGCAACGCCCGTCGCCGCCGCCCCGCCGGCCAACGTCATCGCGACGACCATCGCCAATGACATGGAGGGGTTGATGGCGCTCTACCGCGACCTGCATGCCAATCCCGAACTGTCGGAGCAGGAAAGCTCCACCGCCGCGAAACTCGCCCGCCGCCTGAAAGCCATGAAGTTCGACGTCACTGAGAAGGTCGGCGGCACAGGGGTCGTCGCGGTGTTGAAGAACGGGTCCGGCCCGGTGCTGCTGATCCGCGCCGACATGGACGGCCTGCCCGTCACAGAACAGACCGGACTGGAATTCGCCTCCAGGGTCAGGGCGAAGACCCCCGACGGCGCCGAGACCGGCGTCATGCACGCCTGCGGCCATGACACCCATATGACCGCCTTCATCGAAACGGCGCGGCTGCTTTCGTCGATGAAGGACAGATGGAAGGGCACGCTGGTCATGATCCTGCAGCCCGCCGAGGAAGTGGGGCGCGGCGCGCGGCTGATGCTGGAGGACGGGCTTTATACCCGCTTCCCGCGCCCGACCCACGCCATCGCTTTCCACGACGCGGCCAATCTGGAGGCGGGGAAGATCGGCTATACGCCCGGCTTCGCGCTCGCCAATGTGGACAGCGTCGACCTGCTGGTGCGGGGCACGGGCGGCCATGGCGCCTATCCGCAGACGACCCGCGACCCGATCGTGCTGGGGGCGCGGATCGTGACGGCGCTGCAGACGCTGGTCAGCCGGGAACAGGATCCGTTCGATCCCGCCGTGGTGACGGTGGGCAGCTTCATGGGCGGGACCAAGCATAATGTGATCCCCGACGATGCGAAGCTGCTGCTGACCGTGCGCAGCTATTCGGACGAAACGCGGGAAAGGCTGATCCGGGGCATAGAGCGCATCGCCAGGGGCGAAGCCATGGCCGCCGGGATTGCCGAAGACAGAATGCCGGTGGTTTCGGTGAAGGACGAATTCACGCCCTCCACCTACAATCCGCCCGCCTTCGCCAACCGGATGGCGGATGTGCTGAAGGCGCATTTCCCCGTCGGCACGGTCGGCGAAACCAAGCCATCCATGGCGGGCGAGGATTTTGGCCGCTATTATCGGGCGGACAAGAATATCGAGAGCTTCATCTTCTGGGTGGGCGGCGTGCCTGCGGAGCAGATGGCGAAGGCGGCGAAGGGCGAGATCAGCCTGCCGTCGCTGCATAGTCCCTTTTGGGCGCCTGAGGCCGACAAGGTCATCGCCACGGCGAGCGAAGCCATGACGGTGCTGGCGATGAACATATTGAAGCGGGATTGA
- a CDS encoding opacity protein, with protein MKKYLFAAALVAALPSVASAQDDTAPDGTKAFGVEPYVGILGGYHTFDRGTEFGSVPGETIMNGAIISGVAGVNVPLGPVFVGVEGNATKGFSDIDWEYGVKGRFGARAGESGMLFASAGYQWVNGKGAWPDRKDWMYGLGVEVGPKDIGLGGITGNSGIRLRFQTETYDFDSFRPTAGVIFHF; from the coding sequence ATGAAGAAATATCTTTTCGCGGCCGCACTTGTTGCGGCCCTGCCTTCCGTCGCATCGGCGCAGGACGATACGGCGCCTGACGGCACCAAAGCGTTCGGGGTCGAACCTTATGTCGGCATTCTGGGCGGCTATCATACGTTCGACCGCGGCACCGAATTCGGCAGCGTGCCCGGCGAAACCATCATGAACGGCGCCATCATCAGCGGCGTCGCGGGTGTCAACGTGCCGCTCGGCCCTGTCTTCGTCGGTGTCGAGGGCAACGCGACCAAGGGCTTTAGCGACATCGACTGGGAATATGGCGTCAAGGGCCGCTTCGGCGCGCGTGCCGGGGAAAGCGGCATGCTCTTCGCCTCCGCCGGTTATCAGTGGGTCAACGGCAAGGGCGCCTGGCCCGACCGCAAGGACTGGATGTACGGCCTGGGCGTCGAGGTAGGCCCGAAGGACATCGGCCTGGGCGGCATCACCGGCAATAGCGGCATCCGCCTGCGCTTCCAGACCGAAACCTATGATTTCGACAGCTTCCGGCCGACGGCTGGCGTGATCTTCCACTTCTGA
- a CDS encoding 3-hydroxybutyrate dehydrogenase: MSKTLSGKTALITGSTSGIGLAYAKALAGEGANVVINGFGDADAIEKERAGLEALSGAKALYSGHDLTKTDQIEAMMREAADAFAGVDILINNAGMQHVAPVEEFPVDKWNLIIALNLNSAFHTSRLAIPYMKEKKWGRIIQTASAHSLTASPFKSAYVTAKHGLAGLTKTLALELATFGVTANCISPGYVWTPLVENQIPDTMKARGMTREQVMNDVLLAGQPTKQFVTVEQVASMALYLCSDAAANITGANMSIDGGWTAQ, encoded by the coding sequence ATGAGCAAGACCCTCTCTGGCAAGACCGCGCTCATCACCGGGTCGACCTCCGGCATCGGCCTTGCCTATGCCAAGGCGCTGGCCGGGGAAGGCGCGAATGTCGTGATCAACGGCTTTGGCGACGCGGACGCGATCGAGAAGGAGCGGGCCGGGCTGGAGGCGCTGAGCGGGGCGAAGGCGCTTTATAGCGGGCATGACCTGACCAAGACCGACCAGATCGAGGCGATGATGCGGGAAGCCGCCGATGCGTTCGCCGGCGTCGACATCCTCATCAACAATGCCGGGATGCAGCATGTCGCCCCGGTCGAGGAATTTCCGGTCGACAAATGGAACCTCATCATCGCGCTGAACCTCAATAGCGCCTTCCACACATCCCGCCTCGCCATTCCTTATATGAAGGAGAAGAAGTGGGGGCGGATCATCCAGACGGCTTCGGCGCATTCGCTGACCGCCTCCCCGTTCAAGAGCGCCTATGTGACGGCGAAGCACGGGCTGGCGGGCCTTACCAAGACGCTGGCGCTGGAGCTGGCGACCTTCGGTGTGACGGCGAACTGCATTTCGCCGGGCTATGTCTGGACGCCGCTGGTGGAGAACCAGATTCCCGACACGATGAAGGCGCGCGGCATGACGCGGGAGCAGGTGATGAACGACGTGCTGCTCGCGGGGCAGCCGACCAAGCAGTTCGTGACGGTGGAGCAGGTAGCGTCGATGGCGCTTTATCTATGCAGCGATGCCGCCGCCAACATCACTGGCGCGAACATGAGCATCGACGGGGGCTGGACGGCGCAATAG
- a CDS encoding patatin-like phospholipase family protein — MADTEPQPRHRANMPLPLPREVALLLQGGGALGSFQAGVYQRLDELGVDISWVAGISIGAVNAAIIAGNPPHKRLARLKKFWLTVSGGMPNVVLPEIDHIREAAHLMAAGTVATFGVPGMFRPRLWPAPLMPEGTPGAISFYDSAPLKETLDACIDWNLLNDGPVRLSVGAVDVESGNFAYWDTRGPGGNTRIDARHIMASGALPPGLPPVEIDGRWYWDGGIVSNTPLAHVLDHQSEDMLVFQVDLFPAEGPMPRQMTDVYSRTKDIQYSSRTRQVTDQYLRLRKEHKAIRALLDKLPPELQDDADAQRLRQFLDMGSVNIVHLIYRSRAWESGARDFEFSRSTMLDHWSQGRDAVEEVMHKGDLIARNIVNGKSSTFDLDAPDHLKEKQA, encoded by the coding sequence ATGGCCGATACCGAACCCCAGCCGCGCCACCGCGCCAACATGCCGCTGCCCCTCCCCCGCGAAGTCGCGCTGTTGCTGCAGGGCGGCGGCGCGCTGGGTTCCTTCCAGGCGGGGGTCTATCAGCGACTCGATGAGTTGGGGGTCGACATAAGCTGGGTCGCGGGGATTTCGATCGGTGCGGTCAATGCCGCCATCATCGCGGGCAATCCCCCGCACAAGCGCCTTGCCCGGCTGAAGAAATTCTGGCTGACCGTGTCGGGCGGCATGCCCAATGTCGTGCTGCCCGAAATCGACCATATCCGCGAAGCCGCCCATCTGATGGCGGCGGGCACGGTCGCGACCTTCGGCGTGCCGGGCATGTTCCGCCCGCGCTTGTGGCCCGCGCCGCTGATGCCCGAAGGGACGCCGGGCGCGATCAGCTTCTACGACAGCGCACCGTTGAAGGAGACGCTGGACGCCTGCATCGACTGGAATCTGCTGAACGACGGGCCGGTGCGGCTGTCGGTGGGCGCGGTGGACGTGGAAAGCGGCAATTTCGCCTATTGGGACACGCGCGGCCCCGGCGGCAACACCCGGATCGACGCGCGGCATATCATGGCGTCGGGCGCCCTGCCCCCCGGCCTGCCGCCTGTGGAGATTGACGGGCGCTGGTATTGGGACGGGGGCATCGTGTCCAACACCCCGCTCGCCCATGTGCTGGACCATCAAAGCGAGGATATGCTGGTGTTCCAGGTCGACCTCTTCCCCGCCGAAGGGCCGATGCCCCGGCAGATGACCGACGTCTATTCCCGCACCAAGGACATTCAATATTCCAGCCGCACCCGCCAGGTGACGGACCAGTATCTGCGGCTGCGCAAGGAGCATAAGGCGATCCGCGCCCTGTTGGACAAGCTGCCCCCCGAATTGCAGGACGATGCCGATGCGCAAAGGCTGCGCCAGTTTCTGGACATGGGGTCTGTCAATATCGTTCACCTGATCTACCGCAGCCGCGCCTGGGAAAGCGGGGCGCGCGACTTCGAATTTTCCCGCTCCACCATGCTGGACCATTGGTCGCAGGGCCGCGATGCGGTGGAGGAAGTGATGCACAAGGGCGACCTGATCGCCCGCAACATCGTCAACGGCAAAAGCTCCACCTTCGACCTCGACGCACCCGACCATCTCAAGGAGAAGCAGGCATGA
- a CDS encoding neutral zinc metallopeptidase translates to MRLDDERESTNFEVQDGRGGGLGGGLGGGLGLLLPLIGSRFGCGGIVVVLIVLAVMGVNPLSLMSGGGGQMPQGGEVSRDAAKLTDIQHWSLKVLGSTERVWGQAFQEAGRQYQPTVLSFYSQSGSSGCGAAQSAMGPFYCPNDRKVYLDTDFFTELQQRFGAPGDFANAYVIAHEVGHHVQDLEGTLGQVNQRQRTVSEEQGNALQVRVELQADCYAGVWAKRTGLMEPGDLEEGMKAAQAIGDDTLQKAAGRRPVPESFTHGSSEQRMIWLRKGLDSGDPAQCDTFKGA, encoded by the coding sequence ATGCGGCTCGACGACGAACGGGAAAGCACGAATTTCGAGGTTCAGGACGGCCGGGGCGGTGGCCTGGGCGGCGGACTCGGCGGTGGTCTGGGCCTGTTGCTGCCGCTGATCGGCAGTCGTTTCGGTTGCGGCGGGATCGTCGTGGTGCTGATCGTCCTGGCGGTGATGGGCGTCAATCCCCTGAGCCTGATGAGCGGCGGCGGCGGCCAGATGCCCCAGGGCGGGGAGGTGAGTCGCGACGCGGCGAAGCTGACCGACATCCAGCACTGGTCGCTGAAGGTGCTGGGGTCGACCGAGCGCGTCTGGGGGCAGGCCTTTCAGGAGGCGGGCCGGCAATATCAGCCGACGGTCCTGTCCTTCTATTCGCAGAGCGGCTCGTCGGGCTGCGGCGCGGCGCAGAGCGCGATGGGGCCGTTCTACTGCCCCAATGACCGGAAGGTCTATCTCGACACGGATTTCTTCACCGAACTGCAGCAGCGCTTCGGCGCGCCGGGCGACTTTGCCAATGCCTATGTGATCGCGCATGAGGTGGGCCATCATGTGCAGGATCTGGAAGGCACTTTGGGTCAGGTGAACCAGCGCCAGCGCACCGTCAGCGAGGAACAGGGCAATGCCCTGCAAGTCCGCGTCGAATTGCAGGCGGATTGCTATGCGGGCGTGTGGGCCAAGCGCACGGGCCTGATGGAGCCGGGCGATCTGGAAGAAGGAATGAAGGCCGCGCAGGCGATCGGCGACGACACGCTGCAAAAGGCGGCCGGGCGGCGGCCCGTGCCGGAAAGCTTCACCCACGGCTCCAGCGAACAGCGGATGATCTGGCTGCGCAAGGGGCTGGACAGCGGCGATCCCGCCCAATGCGACACGTTCAAGGGGGCGTGA
- a CDS encoding bifunctional [glutamine synthetase] adenylyltransferase/[glutamine synthetase]-adenylyl-L-tyrosine phosphorylase has product MRAHSPFLARQMDRFPDVAALLEKGDFEAAWVAAQQVAGPDDGIARSLRRRRGAVALVTAAADLAGAWGLDRVTRTLSDFADQALEEALAAAMAERYPDAENRGFVVLALGKHGSRELNYSSDIDPILLYDPKTLPHGEREDPADAAVRIGRRVSELLNARDGDGYVFRVDLRLRPSPEATPIALPVEAAIGYYESMALGWEQAAFIRARPAAGDIALGDYFMHAIRPFVWRRSLDFGAIDAITDISRRIRDHYSQGQAFGPGYDLKRGRGGIREVEFFAQVHQLIHGGRDPSLRSGNTREALQALAAAGVFEPDVAAKLDEAYVLFRTVEHRLQMVEDRQTHELPKTAEAMDNVARLHGLADGEALLDLLRPQVQWVGGNYDRLTPARADESLAHDEDRLKAQLSGLGFADPETPLARIARWRSGTIRALRSGPSREALEQLLPGLMRTLAAAPDPARALNRLDDLIGRLPSAINFFKLLTARPGLVEMLSEFLSHAPTLADALGRRAELLDGLIDTSAFDPPPPVALLAEQFARLEEGEDYQALLDRVRQRVNDRRFALGAQIIRGGDPLEAGRGYSRVAEAAIEALGAATVAEFERAHGKVPGGEMVILALGRLGGGVLTHASDLDLVYLFTGSFETESDGARPLGATQYFNRLGQRITNALSVHTAAGPLYEVDTRLRPSGAQGLLAVSLDSFARYQREEAWTWEHLALTRARPVFGSDAARAALNAILTETLERPRDFDDLARHAVKMRGDIAKHKPPASDLDVKLVPGGLVDLEFLIHITQFRHNMAFDPDLRAALEQLVAAGHLPGELIAAHDLITRFLVVSRLVSPKSTEPPEATRPLVARACGVESWDALLESYAQARQSVGDAWAALAAPFKEE; this is encoded by the coding sequence ATGCGGGCGCATTCGCCATTTCTGGCACGGCAGATGGATCGTTTCCCCGATGTCGCCGCCCTGCTGGAAAAGGGGGATTTCGAAGCCGCCTGGGTCGCCGCGCAGCAAGTCGCCGGGCCTGACGACGGCATCGCCCGCTCCTTGAGGCGCAGGCGCGGCGCGGTCGCGCTGGTGACGGCGGCGGCGGACCTGGCGGGCGCATGGGGATTGGACCGGGTGACGCGCACCCTGTCGGACTTTGCCGACCAGGCGCTGGAGGAGGCGTTGGCCGCCGCCATGGCGGAGCGCTATCCCGACGCGGAAAACCGGGGTTTCGTCGTCCTCGCGCTTGGCAAGCATGGCAGCCGGGAACTGAATTATTCCTCCGATATCGACCCGATCCTGCTCTACGATCCCAAAACGCTGCCCCATGGCGAACGGGAAGATCCGGCCGACGCGGCGGTCAGGATCGGGCGGCGGGTCAGCGAATTGCTGAATGCGCGGGACGGCGACGGCTATGTGTTCCGCGTGGACCTGCGCCTGCGGCCTTCCCCGGAGGCGACCCCCATCGCCCTGCCGGTGGAAGCGGCGATCGGCTATTATGAATCGATGGCCCTCGGCTGGGAGCAGGCAGCGTTCATCCGGGCGCGTCCGGCGGCGGGCGACATCGCGCTGGGCGATTATTTCATGCACGCGATCCGGCCGTTCGTCTGGCGGCGGAGCCTGGATTTCGGCGCGATCGACGCGATCACCGACATTTCGCGCCGCATCCGCGATCATTATTCGCAGGGACAGGCCTTCGGGCCGGGCTATGACCTGAAGCGCGGGCGCGGCGGCATAAGAGAGGTCGAATTTTTCGCGCAGGTGCATCAGCTCATCCATGGCGGGCGCGATCCTTCGCTGCGATCCGGCAATACGCGGGAGGCGCTGCAAGCGCTCGCGGCGGCGGGGGTGTTCGAACCGGACGTCGCGGCGAAGCTGGACGAGGCCTATGTCCTGTTCCGCACGGTCGAACATCGCCTGCAGATGGTCGAGGACCGCCAGACCCATGAATTGCCAAAGACGGCGGAGGCGATGGACAATGTCGCCCGGCTGCACGGGTTGGCGGACGGCGAAGCGCTGCTGGACCTGCTGCGCCCGCAGGTGCAGTGGGTCGGCGGCAATTATGACCGGCTGACCCCGGCGAGGGCCGATGAATCGCTGGCGCATGATGAGGACCGGTTGAAGGCGCAGCTTTCCGGCCTGGGCTTTGCCGATCCGGAAACGCCGCTGGCGCGCATCGCCCGCTGGCGTTCCGGCACGATCCGGGCGCTGCGCAGCGGCCCTTCGCGGGAGGCGCTGGAGCAATTGCTGCCGGGCCTGATGCGCACGCTGGCCGCCGCGCCCGATCCGGCTCGGGCGCTCAACCGGCTGGACGACCTGATCGGGCGGTTGCCCAGCGCGATCAACTTTTTCAAGCTGCTTACCGCCCGTCCCGGCCTTGTGGAAATGCTGTCGGAATTCCTGAGCCATGCGCCGACACTGGCCGATGCGCTGGGACGGCGGGCGGAACTGCTGGACGGCCTGATCGACACCTCCGCCTTCGATCCGCCGCCCCCTGTCGCGCTATTGGCGGAACAATTCGCCCGGCTGGAGGAGGGTGAGGATTATCAGGCCCTGCTCGACCGGGTGCGCCAGCGGGTGAACGACCGCCGCTTCGCGCTGGGCGCGCAGATCATCCGGGGCGGCGATCCGCTGGAGGCGGGCCGGGGCTATTCCCGCGTGGCCGAAGCCGCCATAGAGGCGCTGGGCGCCGCCACCGTCGCGGAGTTCGAGCGCGCCCACGGGAAAGTGCCCGGCGGGGAAATGGTGATCCTGGCGCTGGGCAGGCTGGGCGGCGGGGTGCTGACCCATGCGTCCGACCTCGATCTGGTCTATCTTTTCACCGGCAGTTTCGAAACCGAGTCCGACGGCGCCAGGCCGCTGGGTGCGACGCAATATTTCAACCGGCTGGGCCAGCGCATCACCAACGCCCTGTCGGTGCACACGGCGGCGGGGCCGCTCTATGAAGTCGACACGCGCCTTCGCCCATCGGGCGCGCAGGGCCTGCTGGCCGTCAGCCTGGACAGCTTCGCCCGCTATCAGCGGGAGGAGGCCTGGACCTGGGAGCATCTGGCGCTGACCCGCGCCCGCCCGGTCTTCGGCTCCGACGCGGCACGCGCCGCCCTCAACGCGATCCTGACCGAAACGCTGGAGCGTCCCCGCGATTTCGACGATCTGGCGCGCCATGCGGTGAAGATGCGCGGCGACATCGCCAAACATAAGCCGCCTGCGAGCGATCTCGACGTGAAGCTGGTGCCCGGCGGTCTGGTCGACCTGGAGTTTCTGATCCACATCACCCAGTTCCGCCACAATATGGCCTTCGACCCGGACCTGCGCGCCGCGCTGGAACAATTGGTCGCGGCGGGCCATCTGCCGGGCGAACTGATCGCCGCGCACGACCTCATCACCCGCTTTCTCGTCGTTTCCCGCCTGGTTTCGCCCAAATCGACCGAGCCGCCCGAAGCCACCCGGCCTCTGGTCGCGCGCGCCTGCGGCGTCGAAAGCTGGGACGCCCTGCTTGAAAGCTACGCGCAGGCCCGGCAAAGCGTCGGTGACGCATGGGCGGCGCTGGCCGCGCCCTTCAAGGAGGAATGA
- the bcp gene encoding thioredoxin-dependent thiol peroxidase: MLDVGDAVPDVGLKDADGADFTLARYRGKPLAVYFYPKADTPGCTNEARDFTALAADFAALGVPVVGISKDKPAKLKKFADKYGLTVTLASDEPGAMCEAFGTWVEKSLYGRKYMGIERATFLVGADGKILRVWPKVKVKGHAAEVLEAAKAL, encoded by the coding sequence ATGCTGGACGTGGGCGATGCCGTGCCGGATGTGGGCCTGAAGGATGCGGACGGGGCCGATTTCACCCTGGCGCGCTACCGGGGCAAGCCGCTGGCCGTCTATTTCTATCCCAAGGCGGACACGCCCGGCTGCACCAACGAAGCCAGGGATTTCACCGCGCTCGCCGCCGATTTCGCGGCATTGGGCGTACCGGTGGTCGGCATATCGAAGGACAAGCCCGCCAAGCTCAAAAAATTCGCCGACAAATATGGCCTGACCGTCACGCTCGCCTCCGACGAACCGGGCGCCATGTGCGAAGCTTTCGGCACATGGGTCGAAAAATCGCTCTACGGCCGCAAATATATGGGCATAGAGCGGGCGACCTTCCTGGTCGGCGCCGACGGCAAAATCCTGCGCGTCTGGCCCAAGGTGAAGGTCAAGGGCCACGCCGCCGAGGTGCTGGAGGCCGCGAAGGCGCTTTGA
- a CDS encoding ferritin-like domain-containing protein: MTLPDSLEGVGAACAHVLLTPDPVPKLMAARAVARNWRLGRLAHRFDAAMPDRPARPEKPELLPPNQMPKRGKIGSDRARIAMLHALAHIEFVAIDLAFDLIGRFGAEFPPAFTDEWMRVGADEAMHFALLDRRLRQLGSFYGALPAHDGLWQAAGETAHDALARLAIVPMVLEARALDITPATIKRFEWAGDEASARMLRRIMTDEIRHVAAGTTWFGHATKRLGLDPANHYQILVKRHFRGALKPPFNDSARRQAGLTREFYTSLAQ, encoded by the coding sequence TTGACCCTGCCCGATTCCCTGGAAGGCGTGGGCGCGGCCTGCGCCCATGTGTTGCTGACGCCCGATCCCGTGCCCAAGCTGATGGCGGCGCGGGCGGTGGCGCGGAACTGGCGGTTGGGGCGGCTGGCGCATCGGTTCGACGCCGCCATGCCGGATCGCCCGGCCCGCCCAGAAAAGCCCGAACTCCTGCCGCCCAACCAGATGCCGAAACGGGGTAAGATCGGCTCCGACCGGGCGCGGATCGCGATGCTGCACGCGCTTGCCCATATCGAATTCGTCGCGATCGACCTTGCCTTCGACCTGATCGGCCGTTTCGGCGCGGAATTTCCGCCGGCATTCACCGACGAATGGATGCGCGTCGGCGCCGACGAAGCCATGCATTTCGCGCTGCTCGACCGCAGGCTGCGCCAACTCGGCAGCTTCTACGGCGCGCTGCCCGCCCATGACGGCCTGTGGCAGGCGGCGGGCGAGACGGCGCATGACGCGCTCGCCCGCCTCGCCATCGTGCCGATGGTGCTGGAGGCGCGGGCGCTGGATATCACGCCCGCCACCATAAAGCGGTTCGAATGGGCAGGGGACGAAGCGTCGGCCCGTATGTTGCGCCGCATCATGACGGATGAGATTCGGCATGTCGCGGCCGGGACGACATGGTTCGGCCACGCGACGAAGCGATTGGGCCTGGACCCGGCCAATCATTACCAAATCCTTGTGAAACGGCACTTTCGAGGGGCGTTGAAGCCTCCATTCAACGACTCGGCGCGCCGACAAGCCGGTTTAACGCGGGAATTTTACACTTCGCTTGCACAATAG